One genomic segment of Erysipelotrichaceae bacterium 66202529 includes these proteins:
- a CDS encoding aconitate hydratase gives MPTITEKIIQKHLVEGVMERGEPIAIRIDQTLTQDATGTMAYLQLEAMGVDQVKTDLSISYVDHNTLQSGFENADDHKYLQTVAMKHGVRFSRPGNGICHQVHLERFAKPGATLLGSDSHTPTAGGMGALAIGAGGLDVACAMAGMPFHLNMPKIINVRLHGALTKGVSSKDIILKVLQILSVKGGVGNVIEYSGDGVRSLSIPQRATITNMGAELGATTSVFPSDEVTRDFLRKQHREDAYEELKADADAVYDAVIDIDLHTLEPMIAMPHSPDNVLPISEVLGLKVDQVAIGSCTNSSYMDMMSVAAILRNKTVDSNVSLVISPGSRQVLNMIAKNGGLSDMISAGARILESTCGPCIGMGQSPITNALSLRTFNRNFYGRSGTLSAKVCLVSPETAAASALTGYIVDPRTIDYELPQEPQSFTIDDSMIIVPDAETAAEIEVVRGPNIKPLPINTPLENSIDKKVMIKVDDNITTDHIAPAGAKVLPYRSNIEKISEFIFMNVKESFHDDCLKCGGGFIIAGANYGQGSSREHAALAPMYLGIKAVIAKSFARIHRANLINFGILPLTFCTEADYDGIDEMDELRITNLKSLAEDTPIEVENITKNTCFQVAHNLTQRDIETVLAGGTLNLIRQNQK, from the coding sequence ATGCCAACAATAACCGAAAAAATCATACAGAAGCATCTGGTAGAGGGAGTGATGGAGCGAGGAGAACCCATTGCGATCCGCATAGATCAGACACTGACACAGGATGCCACAGGAACCATGGCTTATCTGCAGCTGGAGGCGATGGGTGTGGATCAGGTAAAAACGGATCTGTCGATCAGCTACGTCGACCATAATACATTACAGAGCGGCTTTGAAAATGCCGATGATCACAAATATTTACAAACCGTGGCAATGAAGCACGGTGTCCGTTTTTCACGTCCGGGGAACGGAATCTGTCATCAGGTGCACCTGGAGCGCTTTGCGAAGCCGGGAGCCACCCTATTGGGAAGTGACTCTCATACACCGACTGCCGGAGGTATGGGGGCTTTGGCCATCGGTGCCGGGGGTCTGGATGTTGCGTGTGCCATGGCTGGTATGCCGTTTCATCTCAACATGCCGAAAATTATCAATGTCCGTCTGCATGGAGCTCTGACTAAGGGAGTCAGCTCCAAGGACATCATTTTAAAGGTATTGCAGATACTGAGTGTAAAAGGCGGTGTGGGAAATGTCATCGAATACAGCGGAGATGGCGTTCGCAGTCTGAGTATTCCACAGCGTGCCACCATTACCAATATGGGAGCTGAGCTCGGTGCCACAACCTCGGTATTTCCAAGTGACGAGGTTACACGCGACTTTTTAAGAAAGCAGCACCGCGAGGATGCTTACGAGGAATTGAAGGCAGATGCGGATGCCGTTTATGATGCCGTTATCGATATTGATCTGCATACGCTGGAGCCGATGATTGCTATGCCGCATTCTCCGGATAATGTCCTTCCAATCAGCGAGGTGCTGGGCTTAAAGGTGGATCAGGTTGCCATTGGCAGTTGTACAAATTCCTCTTATATGGATATGATGAGCGTCGCAGCCATTCTGAGAAATAAAACCGTAGATTCTAATGTCAGTCTTGTTATTTCTCCAGGCTCCCGCCAGGTATTGAACATGATTGCGAAAAACGGCGGTCTCTCCGATATGATTTCAGCGGGTGCCAGAATTCTGGAATCCACCTGCGGGCCTTGCATCGGTATGGGACAGTCTCCTATCACCAACGCCTTATCCCTTCGTACCTTTAACCGGAATTTCTATGGAAGAAGCGGAACATTGAGTGCTAAGGTATGTCTGGTTTCACCGGAGACAGCAGCTGCAAGTGCACTAACCGGTTATATTGTAGATCCACGCACCATAGATTATGAGCTGCCACAGGAGCCACAAAGCTTTACGATTGATGATTCCATGATTATTGTTCCGGATGCCGAAACTGCTGCGGAAATAGAGGTAGTGCGCGGGCCAAATATCAAGCCACTGCCAATCAACACACCACTGGAAAACAGCATTGATAAAAAGGTCATGATCAAGGTAGATGATAACATCACAACCGATCATATCGCTCCGGCAGGTGCCAAGGTACTTCCTTATCGCTCCAATATTGAAAAAATAAGTGAATTTATTTTCATGAATGTGAAGGAAAGCTTTCATGATGACTGTCTGAAGTGTGGCGGTGGCTTCATCATTGCCGGTGCCAATTACGGACAGGGAAGCTCCCGTGAGCATGCGGCGCTGGCTCCCATGTATTTAGGAATCAAGGCGGTCATCGCAAAAAGCTTCGCAAGAATTCACCGGGCCAATCTGATCAATTTCGGTATCCTTCCCCTCACCTTCTGCACAGAAGCAGATTACGACGGGATTGACGAGATGGATGAGCTGAGAATTACCAATCTGAAGTCTTTAGCGGAAGATACCCCGATTGAGGTGGAAAATATCACAAAGAATACCTGCTTTCAGGTTGCACATAATCTGACACAGCGTGATATAGAAACCGTTCTTGCCGGCGGTACGTTGAATCTGATCCGGCAGAATCAAAAATAA
- a CDS encoding serpin family protein produces MKKTLLIFCTILLLSGCSSTQKQPSNAVEPQETPNPKIAAPADISYPNSPSIEDYDARIAIDNNNPVDSSLLDGYTSFSQESFSAILRDVKGNVSYSPMSLYYPMMLTLQASEGTTAKQLQTLLHVKTNNNADHMGNLYRRLYTDNEGGQLKIANSLWIQKDFPVKKDFIRTANKQYYASLHTVDFSQTKTADLMAAWIREHTNGELSPSIQTDESMRSAILNAIYYKARFDQEFEKKDTRQAVFHTADKDVTADFMHKEMDTHSFIDNDRYASTSLPLSNSSTLTLVLPKEEQGAGKLLESKGFIQELFQDDTSGSEFGIVKLSLPKFRVHSKLQLRDAIKAMGVSSLFDTTAELDGISDAKPLFVSRIQQETSIDLNEEGVEASAYTMMATAGAANVEHPKLLDLNLNREFLYIISTNMDGKNLPLFIGICADPTRKE; encoded by the coding sequence ATGAAAAAAACATTGCTTATATTCTGCACCATATTACTTTTATCCGGCTGCTCCTCCACACAAAAGCAGCCATCGAACGCTGTTGAACCACAGGAAACGCCAAATCCCAAAATCGCTGCGCCTGCGGATATCAGCTATCCAAACAGTCCATCAATCGAGGATTATGACGCTCGCATCGCTATTGACAATAACAATCCGGTGGATAGCAGTCTGCTGGATGGATATACCAGCTTTTCCCAGGAAAGCTTTTCCGCCATATTACGCGATGTAAAAGGAAATGTAAGCTATTCTCCAATGAGCCTGTACTATCCGATGATGCTGACACTGCAGGCCAGTGAAGGAACGACTGCAAAACAGCTGCAAACGCTGCTTCATGTAAAGACCAACAACAATGCCGATCATATGGGAAATCTGTATCGCCGATTGTATACAGATAATGAAGGCGGACAGTTAAAGATTGCCAATTCCCTATGGATACAAAAGGATTTCCCGGTAAAAAAAGACTTTATCCGGACAGCGAACAAACAATATTACGCTTCTTTGCATACTGTTGACTTTTCACAGACAAAAACCGCAGACCTTATGGCGGCATGGATTCGGGAGCATACAAATGGAGAGCTGTCCCCTTCTATACAGACCGACGAATCCATGCGCTCAGCGATTCTCAATGCCATCTACTACAAAGCGCGCTTTGATCAAGAGTTTGAAAAGAAGGATACCAGACAGGCTGTATTTCATACTGCAGATAAGGATGTGACAGCCGATTTCATGCATAAAGAAATGGATACTCATTCCTTTATTGATAATGACCGCTATGCCTCCACATCTCTGCCATTGAGCAACTCCTCCACCTTGACACTGGTGCTTCCAAAGGAAGAACAGGGAGCCGGAAAATTATTGGAAAGCAAGGGATTTATACAGGAACTGTTTCAGGATGATACAAGTGGTTCTGAATTTGGTATCGTGAAGCTGTCTTTACCTAAATTCCGTGTGCATTCCAAGCTGCAGCTGCGTGATGCAATAAAAGCAATGGGGGTGAGCTCCCTGTTTGACACCACGGCAGAGCTGGACGGCATTTCCGATGCCAAGCCGCTGTTTGTATCCAGAATCCAGCAGGAAACCAGTATAGACCTGAACGAGGAGGGTGTGGAAGCGAGTGCGTACACGATGATGGCTACTGCAGGAGCTGCCAATGTTGAGCACCCAAAGCTCTTAGATTTGAATCTGAACCGGGAATTTCTTTACATCATATCCACCAACATGGATGGTAAGAATCTGCCACTGTTTATCGGTATTTGTGCAGACCCCACCAGAAAAGAATAA
- a CDS encoding MFS transporter, which yields MFTKILTKLGFTKEETSWILYDVGNSAQVLTTCTVIFPLLIAKITPGDSSVYVGWANAIYAIILAVISPVLGTMADYKDKKMKMFKFFLFMGIFGGFGLALPFIDYRMAIVIFIIAMLGYNGSIIFYDAFIVDVCDDDRVDKVSAAGYAWGYIGSVLPFLIFVIPFALVTLLGDPKTGDLVIGSFTLSYRMACGLTMGMAVLWWLVYSRPMLKNVKQKNYHEPVPHVVRESFAHLYHTFRDVKKNKNIFLFCISYFFYIDCVNTVIKMAVSLATEMGISDVMSLVVVILINIVACPFSILFGRLVERVGSKKMIYAGIIGYVGVVLAGSLIKTYPSFIWVVALLVGMFQGGIQSVSRSYFAKLIPDKADSNEFFGFFSVFSKFSAILGPMAVSIIIMITGETQYGILGLIPMMLLGMLFLAFVKDPESEQKFHKKK from the coding sequence ATGTTCACAAAAATTTTGACAAAACTTGGCTTTACCAAAGAGGAAACAAGCTGGATCCTGTACGATGTCGGCAATTCAGCACAGGTACTTACCACCTGCACGGTGATTTTTCCGTTACTGATTGCGAAAATCACACCAGGAGACAGCAGTGTGTATGTTGGCTGGGCAAATGCCATCTATGCCATTATTCTGGCAGTAATTTCACCGGTATTGGGTACCATGGCGGATTACAAGGACAAGAAAATGAAAATGTTTAAATTTTTCCTGTTCATGGGAATCTTTGGCGGCTTTGGACTGGCACTGCCATTTATTGATTATCGCATGGCTATCGTTATCTTTATCATAGCGATGCTTGGCTATAACGGTTCTATTATTTTCTATGATGCATTTATCGTGGATGTCTGCGATGATGACCGTGTGGATAAGGTCAGTGCAGCCGGATATGCCTGGGGCTATATCGGTTCCGTACTGCCGTTTCTGATTTTTGTAATCCCCTTTGCCCTGGTCACACTGCTGGGCGATCCGAAAACCGGTGATTTGGTCATTGGTTCCTTTACGTTGAGCTATCGTATGGCCTGTGGTCTGACAATGGGAATGGCGGTGTTGTGGTGGCTGGTATATTCCCGTCCCATGCTGAAAAATGTTAAGCAGAAAAACTATCATGAACCGGTTCCCCATGTTGTGCGGGAGTCCTTTGCGCATCTGTATCATACCTTCCGCGATGTGAAGAAGAATAAAAATATTTTTCTGTTTTGCATTTCCTATTTCTTTTATATAGACTGCGTTAATACCGTTATCAAAATGGCCGTATCCCTGGCAACAGAAATGGGAATCAGTGATGTCATGAGCCTGGTAGTTGTTATTCTGATCAATATTGTAGCCTGTCCATTCTCGATTCTGTTCGGCCGTCTGGTTGAGCGTGTAGGCAGCAAGAAAATGATTTATGCAGGTATTATCGGCTATGTCGGAGTTGTCCTGGCAGGCTCCTTGATTAAGACCTATCCATCCTTTATCTGGGTGGTAGCTTTACTGGTCGGTATGTTTCAGGGAGGAATTCAGTCAGTATCACGTTCCTATTTTGCCAAGCTGATACCGGATAAGGCAGATTCCAATGAATTTTTTGGATTTTTCTCTGTATTCTCCAAGTTCTCGGCTATTCTTGGGCCGATGGCGGTATCCATTATCATTATGATTACCGGTGAAACACAGTACGGTATTCTGGGACTGATTCCGATGATGCTCCTGGGGATGCTGTTTCTTGCTTTTGTCAAGGATCCGGAAAGTGAACAGAAATTCCATAAGAAAAAATAA
- a CDS encoding YfcE family phosphodiesterase gives MKILLMSDTHGELDAARKILDRHADADLKIHLGDVGFPLQEISECSIVKGNHDRTHRLPKKLRFTIEKRSVICLHGDIFDDETVQEVLAMKHVASDEIMEVCMRTLYGKLAAYAKRKGCDTLFFGHTHHQCFIEVDGVILINPGSVCYGTPQSGYALLEVHGQELQAALLPVENC, from the coding sequence ATGAAAATTTTACTGATGTCGGATACGCATGGAGAACTGGATGCCGCAAGGAAAATTCTGGACCGGCATGCGGATGCCGATTTGAAAATTCATTTGGGGGATGTTGGATTCCCGCTTCAGGAAATATCTGAATGCAGCATTGTGAAGGGTAATCATGACCGGACACACCGGCTTCCTAAAAAATTAAGGTTTACCATTGAAAAGCGCAGCGTGATCTGTCTGCATGGCGATATCTTCGATGATGAAACCGTACAGGAGGTTCTGGCGATGAAGCATGTAGCGAGTGATGAAATTATGGAAGTATGCATGCGTACCCTGTATGGTAAGCTGGCAGCCTATGCGAAACGAAAGGGCTGTGATACATTATTTTTCGGGCATACGCATCATCAGTGCTTTATCGAGGTGGACGGTGTGATTCTGATCAATCCCGGCTCAGTATGCTACGGGACTCCGCAAAGCGGCTATGCGCTGCTGGAGGTACACGGACAGGAACTTCAGGCTGCACTTCTTCCTGTTGAAAATTGTTAA
- a CDS encoding PTS beta-glucoside transporter subunit IIB gives MLVYVCCATGNTSGMFCKQIQKASLREQIYVEEIHELGNHLEDALRDNDLVLAYGSAEILDEKFIRRYHFEYHMQAIWLAPQMRYLKDSMKKKLNSFEIPIHVIDMKTFGRMNGKQALQDILDAMIED, from the coding sequence ATGTTAGTATATGTATGCTGTGCTACAGGAAACACATCCGGTATGTTTTGTAAGCAGATTCAAAAGGCGAGTCTGCGCGAACAGATTTATGTCGAGGAAATTCATGAGCTTGGAAATCATCTGGAGGATGCCCTACGTGATAACGATCTTGTCCTCGCATATGGCTCAGCGGAGATACTGGATGAAAAATTTATTCGCCGCTATCATTTTGAGTATCATATGCAGGCAATCTGGCTGGCGCCGCAGATGCGGTATTTGAAGGATTCTATGAAAAAGAAGCTGAATTCCTTTGAAATCCCTATCCATGTCATCGATATGAAGACCTTCGGCAGAATGAATGGAAAGCAGGCTCTGCAGGATATTCTGGATGCTATGATTGAAGACTGA
- a CDS encoding extracellular solute-binding protein — protein sequence MNWKNSTLLSLLSVLLLTGCSRQNATTYEPEITQASSAETKLTFFGYKYEALNVAAIEDSLQSYMQQHNRVSITYESIKGTDYYEILEKRIDTHNGDDIFMVDQASMLELEKKGALADLSDLSTLDNFSDLVKHQMQANGPLNYVPTSISAFGLYCNEDLLKQHKQKIPENLDEFMKVCDYFKQKGITPIIANNDISLKTVVLAKGLYPIYQQKDKDKLLQQFNSGEQDLAKALQPGFELVETMIEHGYVDCEEALKTEKTKDDLLLFAKGKQPFMLSGAWAAPRLRDLQPEFTFSIHPYPILEDGSALVINIDTRISVNADSPHVKEAKEFVEYLTQKDVLWKFVNSQSSFSPLKDEQLADDIAIQSLGPYLTNGRSVIGADDTLIYPIWNLTRSSTQQLLQHEDSETVTKDLQKQLTQIREDAYHESND from the coding sequence ATGAATTGGAAAAACAGCACACTACTATCCCTGTTGTCCGTTCTTCTTTTAACGGGGTGCAGCCGGCAGAATGCTACAACCTATGAACCGGAAATTACACAGGCATCGTCAGCAGAAACAAAGCTGACTTTTTTCGGATACAAATATGAAGCCCTCAATGTCGCTGCTATAGAAGACAGCCTGCAATCATATATGCAGCAGCACAACCGTGTTTCCATCACATATGAAAGCATTAAGGGTACGGACTATTATGAGATACTTGAAAAACGCATTGACACGCATAACGGCGATGATATTTTCATGGTCGATCAGGCCTCCATGCTGGAGCTGGAGAAAAAGGGGGCTCTGGCAGACCTGTCAGATCTTTCCACCCTTGATAACTTCAGTGATCTTGTGAAGCATCAAATGCAGGCAAACGGGCCCTTAAACTATGTTCCTACCTCGATTTCTGCGTTCGGTCTGTACTGCAATGAGGATTTGCTGAAGCAGCATAAACAAAAGATTCCAGAGAATCTGGATGAATTTATGAAAGTATGCGATTATTTTAAACAGAAGGGAATAACGCCAATCATTGCAAACAACGATATTTCCCTGAAAACCGTCGTGCTGGCTAAGGGACTGTATCCCATCTATCAGCAAAAGGATAAAGATAAGCTGCTGCAGCAGTTTAACAGCGGTGAGCAGGATCTGGCAAAGGCCCTGCAGCCTGGCTTCGAGCTTGTGGAGACAATGATTGAGCACGGCTATGTGGATTGTGAAGAAGCCCTGAAAACAGAAAAGACAAAGGATGACCTGCTTTTATTCGCAAAAGGGAAGCAGCCGTTCATGCTCAGTGGAGCCTGGGCAGCACCGCGCCTGCGGGATTTACAGCCGGAATTCACCTTTTCCATACATCCATATCCCATACTGGAGGATGGCAGTGCTCTGGTTATCAATATTGATACCAGAATCAGTGTGAATGCAGACAGTCCACATGTAAAGGAAGCAAAGGAATTTGTGGAATATCTGACACAGAAGGATGTCCTCTGGAAATTTGTAAACAGTCAAAGCTCCTTCAGCCCTTTAAAGGATGAGCAGTTGGCGGATGATATCGCAATTCAATCTTTGGGGCCCTATCTCACCAATGGCAGAAGTGTGATAGGTGCCGATGATACGCTGATTTATCCAATCTGGAATCTTACGCGATCCAGTACACAGCAGCTTTTACAGCACGAGGACAGCGAAACCGTGACAAAGGATCTGCAAAAGCAGCTGACACAGATACGAGAGGATGCATATCATGAAAGCAATGACTAA
- a CDS encoding EAL domain-containing protein, with product MKAMTKHSFFILFSIASAICILIASVAFVSDVKSLLWEKSVTDIIEVTQQGAHALDTYIEKDYDTLHLFVKELKETKASDKKTIQSIIQIFEEENTAFYCSDLASGYTYSNLPESIPRMEQKQINTMLALSGTSIRSPFLDGYTGVKTIGVYERFTFQDGTEGLAQKTRPLSTMTERFSLSFFDQTGFSYVVNKEGDVVIRSLHPNSNRTFQNLFDIIDLQGNDQTDLDIFKTRLKDSKTGAVQFQYQGEDYIFCYVPLLSGDNWNIVSIIPNRIIMQQADSIIKQSILLCLLIMLCMAGIGFLYHHSRKKHQKEIEKLAFYDELTGLYRYEKFLLDGQLLLKDKERMVAVLYLDIMGFKLLNDMEGYGYGDQVLLFVADILRSVAQEEAISCRISGDDFILLIPYKSRARVIALCKKILELTANGIDHAHEIHLRIGVCLQEDADTDSTISTLVDRARMAQTSIHDDSATAWQFYNQEMRQLLLRDAEMEQHMEQALKDGEFLHVIQPKYSLDGSRILGGEALLRWQRSGSGYTSPAEFIPLFEKNGFIRKLDAFVFASVCQTIQERISQKKCIVPISVNVSRIHLYQEDFADSYIAIKNRYHIPDGIIELELTESILLKNTKEIFNILEKLRQNGFCCSIDDFGSGYSSLNALKDLPVDVVKLDRVFFDQSSHVERNKTILKSMITMAKQLDMKVVAEGIEYTQQLDMLKDTGCDMVQGFIYAKPCSVEDFYQRLEAEAAS from the coding sequence ATGAAAGCAATGACTAAACATTCCTTTTTCATTTTATTTTCCATCGCTTCTGCCATTTGCATCCTGATAGCCTCGGTTGCCTTTGTATCAGATGTTAAATCCCTTTTATGGGAAAAATCCGTCACGGATATCATTGAGGTAACACAGCAGGGTGCACATGCTTTGGATACGTATATAGAAAAGGATTACGATACTCTGCATTTATTTGTGAAGGAATTAAAGGAAACAAAGGCATCGGATAAAAAAACAATTCAATCGATCATTCAGATTTTCGAGGAAGAAAATACAGCATTTTATTGCAGTGATCTCGCTAGCGGCTATACCTATTCCAATCTGCCGGAGTCCATTCCCCGTATGGAACAAAAGCAGATAAATACCATGCTTGCTTTAAGCGGTACCAGTATTCGCAGTCCGTTTCTGGATGGATATACAGGTGTAAAGACGATTGGCGTCTATGAGCGCTTCACCTTTCAGGATGGAACCGAAGGACTGGCGCAGAAAACCAGACCCTTATCCACGATGACAGAACGCTTTTCTCTTTCCTTTTTCGATCAGACAGGCTTCTCCTATGTGGTAAATAAGGAGGGCGATGTCGTAATACGTTCCCTTCATCCAAACAGTAACCGCACCTTTCAGAACCTGTTTGATATCATCGATTTGCAGGGTAATGACCAAACGGATCTGGATATCTTTAAAACACGATTAAAGGATTCCAAAACCGGAGCTGTTCAGTTTCAGTATCAGGGAGAAGACTATATATTCTGCTATGTACCCTTGCTTAGCGGGGATAATTGGAATATTGTTTCCATCATACCAAACCGCATCATCATGCAGCAGGCCGATAGCATTATCAAGCAGAGCATTCTGTTATGTTTGCTCATCATGCTTTGTATGGCCGGTATTGGATTTTTGTATCATCACAGCCGGAAAAAGCATCAAAAGGAAATTGAAAAGCTCGCCTTCTATGATGAACTGACCGGACTGTATCGGTATGAAAAGTTTTTGCTTGACGGACAACTGCTGCTAAAGGATAAGGAGCGCATGGTAGCTGTTTTATATCTGGATATTATGGGCTTTAAGCTTTTGAATGATATGGAAGGCTACGGATATGGAGATCAGGTACTGCTGTTTGTAGCGGATATTCTGCGCAGTGTTGCACAGGAGGAGGCAATCAGCTGCCGCATTTCCGGGGATGATTTCATTCTGCTGATTCCTTATAAAAGCCGTGCAAGAGTCATTGCGCTGTGCAAAAAGATTCTGGAGCTTACAGCAAACGGGATCGATCATGCCCATGAAATACATTTACGAATCGGTGTCTGCCTGCAGGAGGATGCTGATACAGACAGCACAATCAGTACACTTGTTGACAGGGCACGTATGGCACAAACGAGCATACACGATGATTCTGCAACCGCATGGCAGTTTTATAACCAGGAAATGCGCCAGCTACTGTTGCGGGATGCGGAAATGGAGCAGCACATGGAGCAGGCTTTGAAGGATGGTGAGTTCCTGCATGTCATACAGCCGAAGTATTCACTGGATGGCAGCAGAATCCTTGGCGGTGAGGCGCTGCTTCGCTGGCAGCGCTCTGGCAGTGGCTACACAAGTCCGGCTGAATTTATTCCACTGTTTGAAAAGAACGGCTTCATTCGTAAGCTGGATGCGTTTGTATTTGCATCGGTATGTCAGACGATACAGGAGAGAATTTCACAAAAGAAATGCATTGTACCGATATCTGTTAATGTTTCCCGTATTCATTTATATCAGGAGGATTTCGCTGATTCCTATATAGCGATCAAAAACCGCTATCATATACCGGATGGTATCATTGAGCTGGAGCTTACGGAAAGCATACTGTTGAAGAATACAAAAGAAATTTTCAATATTTTGGAAAAGCTGCGGCAAAACGGCTTCTGTTGTTCCATCGATGACTTCGGCTCCGGGTATTCCTCCCTAAACGCCTTAAAGGATCTGCCAGTGGATGTGGTGAAGCTGGATCGTGTATTCTTCGATCAGAGCAGCCATGTGGAACGAAACAAAACAATATTAAAAAGTATGATTACCATGGCGAAGCAGCTGGATATGAAGGTGGTAGCTGAGGGTATCGAATATACACAGCAGCTGGATATGCTGAAGGATACCGGTTGTGATATGGTACAGGGCTTCATCTATGCAAAGCCGTGCAGCGTGGAGGATTTTTATCAGCGGCTGGAAGCGGAAGCTGCTTCCTGA
- a CDS encoding EAL domain-containing protein — protein sequence MKVFGLQTGRNDLLLILCIAVIFIVLLLLYMGMQKHRYRLECHRLREAAIHDNLTKGMNRIGFQKQLEKLLSRQPDITAALILLDVENFKLINDQYGMKAGDDLLKLIYEAIQQNLHPGEYAARGEADCFFLFLRTCDRELIRQRICSIQDFINRKSDKLSVPMDIRLKQGACVLDGTQTAFTVLQDRARFALHRYVYGKGCVYYSEELLRPMQREKQLNSIFLTSLQQHDFQLYLQPKISLKEGVCHSAEALVRWQHPQLGSIYPSEFIPVFEKSEHILALDCYMFEEVCRYLHSRSNAGLPPLSVSINLSRRHFHDLSFLQDYAAIKQRYGIADAQIELELTESMLFNQEQIAVVQQAVVQMHELGFCCSLDDFGAGFSSLGLLKSFAVDAIKLDRIFFEDIHNSKAKDILHCLIDLAQRLHIRMIAEGIETKEQLEFLNSTTCDMAQGYYFSKPLPPAQFEAWLIQFNQRAKVNAGK from the coding sequence ATGAAGGTATTTGGCTTACAAACGGGTAGGAATGATTTACTGCTTATCCTTTGTATTGCTGTGATATTCATAGTACTGCTTCTGCTTTATATGGGGATGCAGAAGCACAGATACCGGCTGGAGTGTCACAGACTCAGGGAAGCTGCAATTCATGATAACTTAACAAAGGGCATGAATCGCATCGGGTTTCAGAAGCAGCTGGAGAAGCTGCTTTCCCGGCAACCGGATATCACGGCTGCGCTGATTCTTTTGGATGTTGAAAATTTTAAGCTGATCAATGATCAATACGGAATGAAAGCAGGGGATGATCTGCTGAAGCTCATCTATGAAGCTATACAGCAGAATCTGCATCCCGGTGAATATGCGGCACGGGGAGAAGCGGATTGTTTTTTTCTGTTTTTGCGCACCTGTGACAGGGAGCTGATCCGGCAGCGAATCTGCAGCATACAGGATTTCATAAATAGGAAATCTGATAAGCTGTCAGTACCCATGGATATCCGGCTGAAGCAGGGAGCCTGTGTGCTGGATGGTACTCAGACTGCTTTCACTGTGCTGCAGGATCGTGCCCGCTTTGCGCTTCACCGGTATGTGTATGGAAAAGGATGTGTATATTACAGTGAAGAGCTGCTGCGTCCTATGCAGCGGGAAAAGCAGTTGAACAGCATCTTTCTGACATCTCTTCAACAGCACGATTTTCAGCTGTATCTGCAGCCCAAGATATCACTCAAAGAAGGTGTGTGCCATAGCGCGGAAGCACTGGTACGCTGGCAGCATCCGCAGCTAGGCAGCATCTATCCATCGGAATTCATTCCGGTTTTTGAAAAGAGCGAGCATATCCTGGCTCTGGATTGCTATATGTTTGAGGAGGTTTGCCGCTATTTGCACTCCCGTAGCAATGCAGGACTGCCGCCTCTGTCTGTCTCAATCAATTTATCACGCCGACATTTTCACGATTTGTCATTCCTACAGGACTATGCCGCAATCAAACAGCGGTATGGTATCGCCGATGCACAGATTGAGCTTGAACTAACGGAATCCATGTTGTTTAATCAGGAACAGATCGCTGTGGTACAGCAGGCGGTAGTACAGATGCATGAGCTTGGGTTCTGCTGTTCACTGGATGATTTTGGTGCCGGCTTTTCTTCTCTTGGCCTGTTGAAAAGCTTTGCTGTGGATGCCATCAAATTAGACCGGATATTTTTTGAGGATATTCACAATTCAAAGGCAAAGGATATTTTGCACTGTCTGATTGATTTGGCCCAAAGACTGCACATTCGCATGATTGCGGAGGGAATTGAAACAAAGGAGCAATTGGAATTTCTAAATTCAACGACGTGCGATATGGCACAGGGCTATTATTTTTCCAAACCGCTGCCACCTGCACAATTTGAAGCATGGCTTATACAATTCAACCAGCGTGCAAAAGTCAATGCTGGTAAATAG